Proteins encoded by one window of Xiphias gladius isolate SHS-SW01 ecotype Sanya breed wild chromosome 15, ASM1685928v1, whole genome shotgun sequence:
- the gtpbp2b gene encoding GTP-binding protein 2b, which translates to MLFHYREFRLLPAIPRFQADILSSAMVDLPESGAVSPGHSRHGQGSGSGNNGKKTSKKSRTRRGRRGRRRRNKKNNRNNKTPPPYLPPEAEEGNIEYKLKLVNPTQYRFEHLATQLKWRLQEGRGEAVYQIGVEDNGLLVGLTEADMKASLKTLRRMAEKVGADITLLREREVDYDSDRNTRKIAEVLVRKVPDDQQFLDLRVAVLGNVDSGKSTLLGVLTQGELDNGRGRARLNLFRHLHEIQTGRTSSISFEILGFNSKGEVVNYSESRTAEEICESSSKMITFIDLAGHHKYLKTTIFGLTSYCPDFAMLVVSANTGIAGTTREHLGLAMALKVPIFIVVSKVDLCSRGTVERTVRQLERVLKQPGCNKVPMVVSNPDDAVTAAQQFTQSACITPIFTLSTVSGESLDLLKVFLNILPPLSNSKEQEELMQQLTEFQVDEIYSVPDVGTVVGGTLYSGVCREGERLVVGPTDEGRFLRLKVGSIQRNRSACRVLRAGQAATLALGNFDRSLLRKGMVMVSPKMNPTICCQFEAAIVLLFHAKTFRRGSQVTVHVGNVRQTATVECLHGKDELRTGERAVVRFCFIKHPEYLRLGAKMLFREGVTKGIGHVTRLLPPFQNHDQNQKQNHDQNLLEN; encoded by the exons ATGTTATTTCATTACCGTGAGTTCAGGCTGCTCCCGGCGATCCCCCGTTTTCAGGCTGACATCCTGAGCTCAGCGATGGTGGATTTGCCCGAAAGTGGTGCAGTGTCGCCCGGACACAGCAGACACGGACAGGGCTCCGGCTCCGGTAACAACGGGAAGAAAACGTCGAAAAAGTCGCGAACGAGGAGAGGCAGGCGaggcaggagaagaagaaataaaaagaacaacaggAACAACAAAACACCTCCACCGTATTTACCACCGGAG gCTGAAGAAGGAAACATTGAATATAAG CTGAAGCTGGTGAACCCCACTCAGTATCGATTCGAGCATCTGGCCACGCAGCTGAAGTGGCGTCTGCAGGAGGGCCGCGGCGAGGCCGTCTACCAGATCGGAGTGGAAGACAACGGCCTGCTGGTCGGCCTGACCGAGGCCGACATGAAGGCTTCGCTCAAGACCTTAAGGAGGATGGCGGAGAA AGTCGGGGCGGACATCACTCTCCTCCGAGAGAGGGAGGTGGACTACGACTCGGACAGAAACACTCGGAAAATCGCAGAGGTCCTCGTTCGAAAAGTTCCCGACGATCAGCAG TTCCTGGACCTGCGGGTGGCGGTGCTGGGGAACGTGGACTCGGGGAAGTCGACCCTGCTGGGCGTCCTGACGCAGGGCGAGCTGGACAACGGGCGAGGCCGAGCGCGGCTCAACCTCTTCAGACACCTGCACGAGATCCAGACCGGACGCACCTCCAGCATCAGCTTTGAGATCCTGGGCTTCAACAGCAAAGGAGAG GTTGTGAACTACAGCGAGTCTCGGACGGCCGAGGAGATCTGCGAGAGCTCCTCCAAGATGATCACGTTCATCGACCTGGCCGGACACCACAAGTACCTGAAGACCACCATCTTCGGCCTCACCAGCTACTGCCCCGACTTCGCCATGCTGGTGGTGAGCGCCAACACCGGCATCG CCGGTACCACCCGGGAGCACCTGGGCCTGGCCATGGCGCTGAAGGTTCCCATCTTCATCGTGGTGAGCAAAGTGGACCTGTGCTCCCGCGGCACCGTGGAGCGAACCGTCCGACAGCTGGAGCGAGTCCTGAAGCAGCCGGGCTGCAACAAGGTCCCCATGGTGGTATCGAACCCGGACGACGCCGTGACCGCCGCGCAGCAGTTCACTCAGTCCGCATG cATCACGCCCATCTTCACCCTGTCCACCGTGTCTGGGGAGAGTCTGGACCTCCTGAAGGTTTTCTTGAACATCCTCCCTCCACTGAGCAACAGCAAAGAGCAGGAGGAGCTGATGCAGCAGCTCACCGAGTtccag gtggATGAGATTTACTCAGTTCCTGATGTTGGGACTGTGGTGGGAGGAACTCTGTACAG cgGAGTGTGTAGGGAGGGCGAGCGGCTGGTGGTCGGTCCGACCGACGAGGGCCGTTTCCTGCGTCTGAAGGTGGGCAGCATCCAGAGGAACCGCTCGGCCTGCAGGGTGCTGAGAGCCGGACAGGCCGCCACGCTGGCTCTGGGGAACTTTGACCGCTCGCTGCTGCGCAAG GGCATGGTGATGGTCAGTCCCAAGATGAATCCGACCATCTGCTGTCAGTTTGAAGCCGCCATCGTCCTGCTCTTCCACGCCAAGACCTTCCGCCGGGGGTCACAGGTCACCGTGCATGTCGGCAACGTCCGGCAGACGGCCACCGTGGAGTGCCTTCACGGAAAG GACGAGCTGCGCACTGGCGAGAGGGCCGTGGTCCGTTTCTGCTTCATCAAACACCCCGAGTACCTGCGACTGGGCGCCAAGATGCTCTTCAGGGAGGGCGTCACCAAAGGCATCGGCCACGTCACCCGCCTGCTGCCCCCATTCCAGAACCACGACCAGAACCAGAAGCAGAACCACGACCAGAACCTGCTGGAGAATTAA
- the LOC120799794 gene encoding E3 ubiquitin-protein ligase TRIM21-like: MSAASNLQSEDQFLCSICLDVFTDPVSAPCGHNFCKNCIDKHWNIVGRCRCPMCKKVYKTRPELQINTFISEMVAQFRQSTQQKASSSSSSSSEQQAAKPAEVPCDVCTGTKLKALKSCLVCLTSYCETHLEPHLTVSGLKRHQLIHPVENLEDRMCTKHDKPLELFCKTDQTYVCLMCSVLDHKTHEFVPLEEEYEGKKAALGKTEAEIQQMIRKRRLKIQEIKHSVKISKDDADREKAEGVQVFTALKESVDRGLNELMKEIEEKQKTTEKQAEVFIRDLEQEISELMKRSTEVEQLSGSEDHLHLLQNFPSLKAAPPTKDWTEVRVRLPSYRGTVVRTVAQLEKTLGKETKKLFEDELKRVQQYAVDVTLDPDTAHPGLILSYDGKKVNHGDVTKKLPANPERVSKHVIVLGKQSFSSGRFYYEVQVKRKTAWTLGVARESINRKGKIKLRPEDGYWTIWFRKRMEYQGLAGPAVCFSLKSRPEKVGVFVDYEEGLVSFYDVDTAALIYSFTGCSFTERLYPFFCPCNNDGGKNSTPLIICPVNQTA, translated from the coding sequence ATGTCTGCTGCCAGTAACCTGCAATCTGAAGATCAGTTTCTGTGCTCCATCTGTCTGGATGTGTTCACTGATCCCGTCAGTGCACCATGTGGACACAACTTCTGCAAAAACTGCATAGACAAACACTGGAATATTGTTGGCAGGTGCCGGTGTCCTATGTGTAAGAAGGTTTACAAAACAAGACCTGAACTTCAAATCAATACTTTCATCTCTGAGATGGTTGCTCAGTTCAGACAGTCAACTCAACAGaaagccagcagcagcagcagcagcagctcagagcaACAAGCTGCCAAACCAGCAGAAGTTCCCTGTGACGTCTGCACTGGAACCAAACTGAAGGCCCTGAAGTCCTGTCTGGTGTGTCTGACCTCCTACTGTGAGACTCACCTGGAGCCTCATCTGACGGTGTCAGGCCTGAAAAGACATCAGCTGATCCACCCCGTGGAGAACCTGGAAGACAGGATGTGTACGAAGCACGATAAACCTCTGGAGCTGTTCTGTAAGACCGACCAGACATATGTCTGCTTGATGTGCTCTGTTTTAGATCACAAGACACATGAGTTTGTTCCTCTGgaagaagaatatgaaggaaagaAGGCAGCGCTGGGGAAGACTGAGGCTGAAATTCAGCAGATGATCCGGAAGAGACGACTGAAGATCCAGGAGATCAAACACTCAGTGAAGATCAGTAAAGAtgatgcagacagagagaaagcagaaggTGTTCAGGTCTTCACTGCTCTGAAGGAGTCTGTTGACAGAGGCCTGAACGAGCTCATGAAGGAGATcgaagagaaacagaaaacgaCGGAGAAACAGGCTGAAGTTTTCATCAGAGATCTGGAACAGGAAATCTCTGAGCTGATGAAGAGAAGCACTGAGGTGGAGCAGCTCTCAGGCTCTGAagaccacctccacctcctccaaaACTTCCCATCCCTGAAAGCTGCTCCACCCACCAAGGACTGGACAGAGGTCAGAGTCCGTCTACCGTCATATCGGGGGACTGTGGTGAGAACTGTGGCTCAGCTGGAGAAGACGCTCGGTAAAGAGACGAAGAAGCTGTTTGAGGATGAGCTGAAGAGGGTCCAGCAGTATGCAGTGGATGTGACTCTTGATCCTGATACAGCACATCCTGGTCTCATCCTTTCTTATGATGGGAAAAAAGTAAATCACGGAGATGTGACAAAGAAACTCCCAGCCAACCCAGAGAGGGTTTCCAAGCATGTCATTGTCCTAGGAAAGCAGAGTTTCTCCTCAGGCAGGTTTTACTACGAGGTTCAGGTTAAAAGAAAGACTGCCTGgactttaggagtggccagaGAGTCGATCAACAGGAAGGGAAAAATCAAACTGAGACCTGAGGATGGATACTGGACTATTTGGTTCCGGAAAAGAATGGAGTACCAAGGTCTTGCTGGCCCTgcagtctgtttctctctgaagtctCGGCCTGAGAAGGTGGGGGTGTTTGTGGATTATGAGGAAGGTCTGGTCTCCTTTTATGACGTAGATACTGCAGCTCTCATCTACTCCTTTACTGGCTGCTCCTTCACTGAGAGACTCTACCCGTTCTTCTGTCCCTGTAATAACGATGGTGGTAAAAACTCCACCCCTCTGATCATCTgtcctgtcaatcaaactgccTGA